A genomic region of Criblamydia sequanensis CRIB-18 contains the following coding sequences:
- a CDS encoding FAD/NAD(P)-binding protein has product MSKDKIVIVGFGFSGLTILANFIEKAKHPLEITIFDKQSINGCGIAYGGDSKVHPLNVQADNMGIFESAPQDFYDWIHDNKALWESLYPDLKISKENYLPRKLYGLYLKNKLNTLLKKAKEKKHHIQFILEEVIEVTHEGNTLFVKSKEGKKSEADFLIIATSTPPTKNFSFETKELLESKNYIRNIWNPSLESQVEEGKPNHHTIIYGSGLTAVDALLSLKEANYKGKISVVSLTGLFPEVHSKINLSPIEIAPFNPSKDLLFLLKEYKTKWNFLKTKRADWRQLIDSLRPYTSYLWHGLNYDSKIQFLKRLLPLWNRHRHRMSYSSFEVISKLKPQIKKGRVSNVIKLSDQKFEVVIESPEKREAFLADVVINCSGPEYRLNERRDSLLSSLFEQKMITPDSLNMGIKIENLETLNSDKSGKIFALGSLLFGEKFETTSVPEIRSQAATIVKTILNDFQ; this is encoded by the coding sequence ATGTCAAAAGATAAGATCGTCATCGTCGGTTTTGGTTTTTCAGGTTTAACTATTCTCGCAAATTTTATCGAAAAAGCAAAGCATCCTTTAGAAATTACAATTTTTGATAAACAAAGTATTAACGGGTGCGGGATAGCTTATGGGGGTGATTCTAAAGTCCATCCTCTGAATGTGCAAGCAGACAATATGGGAATCTTTGAATCGGCCCCTCAAGATTTTTATGATTGGATTCATGATAATAAGGCTCTTTGGGAGTCGCTTTACCCTGATCTTAAAATTTCAAAAGAGAATTATCTGCCGAGAAAACTTTATGGACTCTATTTAAAAAATAAACTCAACACACTTCTTAAAAAGGCAAAAGAAAAAAAACATCACATTCAATTTATTTTAGAAGAAGTAATCGAAGTCACTCATGAAGGCAACACTTTATTTGTTAAAAGTAAAGAAGGAAAAAAAAGCGAAGCGGACTTTTTAATCATCGCGACAAGCACACCTCCAACAAAAAACTTTTCCTTTGAAACAAAAGAGTTATTAGAGTCCAAAAACTACATTCGTAATATATGGAATCCCTCCCTTGAAAGCCAAGTTGAGGAGGGTAAACCTAATCACCACACTATTATATACGGATCCGGTTTAACCGCTGTCGATGCCTTACTTTCCCTTAAAGAAGCGAACTACAAGGGGAAAATATCGGTTGTTTCACTAACAGGGCTCTTTCCGGAAGTGCATTCAAAAATAAATCTTTCGCCTATCGAAATTGCACCTTTCAATCCTTCTAAAGACTTACTATTCCTTTTAAAAGAGTATAAAACAAAATGGAACTTTTTAAAAACCAAGAGAGCCGATTGGAGACAACTTATCGATTCTTTAAGGCCTTACACAAGTTATCTTTGGCATGGCTTAAACTATGACTCCAAAATACAATTTTTAAAAAGATTGCTTCCATTATGGAATAGACATAGGCATCGCATGTCTTATTCAAGCTTTGAAGTTATCAGTAAGCTAAAGCCCCAAATTAAAAAAGGACGGGTATCCAATGTTATTAAATTGTCCGATCAAAAGTTCGAAGTGGTTATTGAAAGCCCTGAAAAAAGAGAGGCCTTTTTAGCAGACGTTGTTATCAATTGCTCTGGTCCTGAATATCGGTTAAATGAAAGGAGAGATTCTTTATTATCGTCTCTATTTGAACAAAAAATGATTACCCCTGATTCATTAAATATGGGAATTAAAATTGAGAATTTAGAGACTTTAAACTCTGATAAGAGCGGGAAAATATTTGCTTTAGGATCCCTTCTTTTTGGAGAAAAATTTGAAACGACTTCTGTTCCTGAAATAAGATCGCAGGCGGCTACTATCGTTAAGACAATTCTCAATGATTTTCAATAG
- a CDS encoding CT_584 family protein encodes MSYDEELVSLRITLKKIFALPISRLTYKQVLNAVSREIKEEVNIKEALEALLTGNFKEDPHNKRRSGLLRTLLEEFCIPVRVSKDFEEKGEHLFFMISENYKFKDTDYLVHRLKRVDGSEFQFITDFETTFTILEHFSKRVQEVKNDQFKEKKNRERLEKLIESLNDLVSSSEES; translated from the coding sequence ATGTCTTATGATGAAGAATTGGTAAGTTTAAGAATAACCTTAAAAAAAATTTTCGCTCTCCCCATTTCACGATTAACCTATAAACAGGTTTTAAATGCGGTTTCAAGAGAAATTAAAGAGGAAGTCAATATAAAAGAAGCCCTAGAAGCCCTTCTTACAGGAAATTTCAAGGAAGACCCTCACAACAAAAGAAGAAGCGGACTGCTTAGAACTCTTCTTGAGGAATTTTGCATCCCCGTTCGCGTTTCAAAAGATTTTGAAGAAAAAGGGGAACACCTTTTCTTTATGATTTCAGAAAACTATAAATTTAAAGACACGGATTATTTGGTTCATAGGCTTAAGCGTGTGGATGGCTCAGAATTTCAATTTATAACCGATTTTGAAACTACTTTCACGATTTTAGAACACTTTAGCAAAAGGGTTCAGGAAGTAAAAAATGATCAGTTTAAAGAGAAAAAAAATCGTGAGCGTCTTGAAAAACTTATCGAGTCTTTAAATGACTTAGTGAGCTCATCTGAAGAATCATAA
- a CDS encoding efflux RND transporter periplasmic adaptor subunit: MATDKVDRSRFLIQQLSIINQLLLKAYGAETLQELQFIILNDTIHLIRYDRASLWSLEKKTPQLLGISGQTDVNLNSELSQHMTNLVENIQDKSRAQRLSKESFPNGVEWEAIFPSTNSIGIWFPIEANKKTSFALLLEKWDIKPEDIPANDVMDLCGTFVIPGYGQALEKFNVTRWFKRLLSFKNLLYLIPLLLMLLLLIRVPLRIVAPCEIVPADPYVITSPLEGIIEQILVKPGKNVKPGEILFSYDKRVPLKELEIAEKQVSIAQAEIDRTEGLGYGGDRKSFAELAVLNEKLEKEKVQLNYAKYQASLLDFKSPIGGIIILDNPDEWRGRPVKIGEKVLIVSDPSKTKIKIWIPENDNIPLNLNSNVTIFLSVDPIKSYEAKLNYIANEVSLSDKKIPSFLAEAEWVTSPEKIKLGLTGNAILYGERVSLLYFLLRKPWGTFRHFFEI; this comes from the coding sequence TTGGCAACTGATAAAGTCGACAGATCACGCTTTTTAATCCAGCAGTTATCAATTATCAATCAGCTTTTACTTAAAGCTTATGGGGCAGAGACCCTGCAAGAGCTCCAATTTATTATCTTAAACGACACGATCCATTTGATTCGCTATGATAGGGCATCTTTATGGTCGCTAGAAAAGAAAACCCCTCAATTACTCGGTATATCCGGTCAAACCGATGTCAATTTAAACTCTGAGCTAAGTCAGCACATGACTAATCTTGTGGAAAATATCCAGGATAAATCAAGAGCTCAGAGGCTTTCAAAGGAAAGCTTTCCAAACGGAGTGGAATGGGAAGCGATTTTCCCCTCGACTAACTCTATAGGAATTTGGTTTCCAATCGAGGCTAATAAAAAAACATCTTTCGCTCTTTTGCTTGAAAAATGGGATATTAAACCTGAAGACATTCCGGCAAATGATGTCATGGACTTATGCGGTACTTTCGTCATTCCGGGCTATGGTCAAGCGCTTGAAAAATTTAATGTCACACGTTGGTTTAAGCGTCTTTTAAGTTTTAAAAACTTGCTCTATCTGATTCCTTTACTATTAATGCTTTTGCTTCTAATTCGTGTGCCATTACGAATAGTTGCTCCTTGTGAAATTGTTCCGGCCGACCCTTATGTCATTACTTCGCCTTTAGAAGGCATCATTGAGCAAATTCTTGTAAAACCGGGTAAAAATGTTAAACCCGGAGAAATCCTTTTCTCCTATGACAAAAGAGTGCCTTTAAAAGAGCTTGAGATTGCGGAAAAACAAGTTTCCATAGCGCAAGCTGAGATTGATCGTACTGAAGGGCTTGGATATGGCGGAGATAGGAAATCATTTGCTGAACTTGCTGTCTTAAACGAAAAACTTGAAAAAGAAAAAGTTCAATTAAATTACGCTAAATATCAAGCAAGCCTTCTTGATTTCAAGTCTCCGATCGGCGGCATTATCATATTAGACAACCCCGATGAATGGCGAGGAAGACCAGTAAAAATCGGTGAAAAAGTTCTCATTGTAAGCGATCCGAGTAAAACAAAAATAAAAATCTGGATCCCTGAAAATGATAATATCCCTTTAAATCTAAACTCTAATGTCACCATTTTTTTAAGTGTCGACCCTATTAAAAGCTATGAAGCTAAATTGAATTACATCGCCAACGAAGTTTCTTTAAGCGATAAAAAAATCCCGAGTTTTTTAGCAGAAGCTGAATGGGTCACTTCTCCTGAAAAAATAAAGCTTGGGCTTACCGGGAATGCGATTCTTTACGGTGAAAGGGTTTCCCTTCTGTATTTTCTATTAAGAAAGCCATGGGGAACTTTTCGCCACTTTTTTGAAATCTAA
- a CDS encoding efflux RND transporter periplasmic adaptor subunit: protein MTFKKIMALYFILSLVSFSAEEENNPSFQEIETKLPSLEPEKKPSLPPNPSFRITFEPLYRAKLSAQINVPAKRIYFRMGEHFDKDQVLIQLDDVFYRASFEKAKAELERSEALLETKKNLYRENIASYLELIAAEAEVAKAKAELTSAIKILEATKLSVPFPGQVVALYIEEEELTQAGKEIIEVVNDDVLKARFLIPSKLINQISIGMPVTIKVNETNETVEGKIRRIGAVIDPSSATLQVEAEVDNWKGDLKGGMTGRVTLDINQFSKKKENRLGN, encoded by the coding sequence ATGACATTTAAAAAAATCATGGCTTTATATTTTATCTTGAGTTTGGTTTCTTTTAGTGCCGAAGAGGAAAATAACCCTTCTTTTCAGGAGATCGAGACAAAACTTCCTTCTTTAGAACCCGAAAAAAAACCTTCCCTTCCTCCAAACCCTTCATTTCGAATCACCTTTGAACCGCTTTATCGAGCCAAGCTTTCCGCTCAAATAAATGTGCCGGCCAAGCGAATTTACTTTAGGATGGGTGAGCATTTTGATAAGGATCAGGTTCTAATTCAATTAGATGATGTTTTCTATAGAGCAAGTTTTGAAAAAGCCAAAGCCGAACTTGAAAGATCGGAAGCTTTGCTTGAAACTAAGAAAAATCTTTATCGTGAAAATATTGCGTCTTACCTTGAGCTAATAGCGGCTGAAGCTGAAGTTGCAAAAGCTAAAGCTGAATTAACTTCTGCTATAAAAATCCTGGAAGCTACCAAGCTTAGCGTCCCTTTCCCAGGACAAGTTGTGGCGCTATATATTGAAGAAGAGGAACTAACTCAGGCCGGGAAAGAGATAATTGAAGTTGTAAATGATGATGTTCTAAAAGCCAGGTTCTTAATTCCCTCAAAATTAATCAATCAAATCAGCATCGGGATGCCGGTCACAATAAAAGTTAATGAGACGAATGAAACGGTAGAAGGTAAAATTAGACGTATTGGCGCTGTCATTGACCCTTCTTCAGCTACGCTTCAAGTGGAAGCTGAGGTGGATAACTGGAAAGGAGATCTAAAGGGCGGTATGACAGGCCGGGTCACTTTAGACATTAATCAGTTTTCAAAGAAGAAGGAGAATCGCCTTGGCAACTGA
- a CDS encoding TolC family protein, whose product MRMTFLSLTTKLLLLFLFAGCVRTVRHPDRIRFMNAQNEFDWLVSEVDLPCRPLTLDDMIAIAIERNLDMYVKEFEYALQNETSIQAQFKLMPRADWDSEVSWRNRNTGSASESLVPNIPPAPPSISSEQNVHRYRITFTWNLIDYAVSFFRAREETNKTLMKQIEYTRVKQNLILAVTQQYWKAVQAKKGMEEGQKLIEAIRILGEKFKRGAANRDISEIIALQSRFQLINMEVAFKEYQKDYHASISQLALQMGFSPWVNFEIDTPDKLPDHLEISECCALEELALLNRPELSGLDVEEHVYIDEARAWFFQMFPQPILFGEPNFDGNRFLIYNNWLLAGTRAIWNIFSIPYYYQGAQMARIQQRVTRQKRLALTLGVMVQVHLSKLLVQDTLDQFLLLNNITDVKTRLSAATAKRFEYGEINEADRLFIEYEALIAKLNAWKAYSDLQIKLEELNNAIGIPRFIQHDEEGRIQIVFDDDEDDECDDI is encoded by the coding sequence ATGCGTATGACTTTTTTAAGTCTTACTACAAAGCTGCTTCTTCTATTTCTATTTGCAGGATGTGTCAGAACCGTGAGACATCCTGATAGAATTCGCTTTATGAATGCGCAAAATGAATTTGATTGGCTAGTTTCTGAAGTAGATCTCCCCTGCCGTCCTTTGACTTTAGATGACATGATAGCGATTGCTATCGAAAGAAATCTTGATATGTATGTGAAAGAGTTCGAATATGCTCTGCAAAATGAGACTTCCATTCAAGCTCAATTCAAGCTAATGCCAAGAGCTGACTGGGATTCTGAAGTGAGTTGGCGCAACAGAAATACAGGGTCTGCTTCTGAATCATTGGTTCCAAACATTCCTCCTGCCCCCCCTAGCATTTCTTCTGAACAAAATGTCCACCGCTATCGCATCACCTTTACATGGAATTTGATTGACTATGCCGTTTCTTTTTTTAGAGCAAGAGAAGAAACAAATAAAACTTTGATGAAGCAAATTGAGTACACACGGGTTAAACAAAATCTAATTTTAGCAGTTACTCAGCAGTATTGGAAGGCAGTACAAGCTAAAAAAGGCATGGAAGAAGGCCAAAAGCTAATTGAAGCCATAAGAATACTTGGAGAAAAGTTTAAAAGAGGAGCTGCCAATAGGGATATTTCTGAAATAATAGCCTTACAGAGCCGTTTTCAATTAATAAATATGGAAGTAGCCTTTAAAGAATATCAAAAAGACTACCACGCCTCTATCTCGCAGCTTGCCCTGCAAATGGGATTTTCTCCTTGGGTAAATTTTGAAATTGATACCCCTGATAAATTACCCGATCACTTGGAAATTTCAGAATGCTGCGCTTTAGAGGAATTGGCTCTTTTGAATAGACCTGAGCTTTCAGGTCTTGATGTTGAAGAACATGTCTACATAGATGAAGCAAGGGCCTGGTTTTTTCAGATGTTTCCTCAGCCCATCTTATTTGGCGAGCCAAATTTTGATGGAAACCGTTTTTTGATTTATAATAATTGGCTGCTTGCCGGCACTCGAGCTATTTGGAATATTTTTTCAATACCCTACTACTATCAAGGGGCCCAAATGGCAAGAATCCAGCAGCGGGTCACACGCCAAAAAAGGTTAGCTTTAACTCTTGGGGTTATGGTTCAAGTCCATCTATCAAAATTGCTTGTTCAAGACACTTTAGATCAATTTCTATTGTTAAATAACATCACAGATGTAAAAACAAGACTTTCAGCTGCCACAGCTAAACGTTTTGAGTATGGCGAAATCAATGAAGCCGATAGGCTTTTTATTGAATATGAAGCTCTAATTGCAAAATTAAATGCATGGAAAGCCTATAGCGACCTGCAAATAAAATTAGAAGAATTAAACAATGCTATCGGTATTCCAAGGTTCATACAACATGATGAAGAGGGAAGGATTCAAATTGTTTTCGATGATGATGAAGATGATGAGTGCGATGACATTTAA
- a CDS encoding HlyD family efflux transporter periplasmic adaptor subunit, with amino-acid sequence MQEKKAEVKDKLPIFRKDLKLFKGPNDVDGSPTYNLYDPVRVQFFKVTWPESFIFRYLKPGMTPNELIRKIEETSTLRLTNTEVMQFFEIANRNNLLALPKTSKALLEEAKKKETSWFKWLIFNYLYIRVPLFHPDKFLKSTLKYVQFLASKWAFFIYAILTLIGVYKLIGRLDEYTHTFTYFFNAQGIAFYAGIIIFVKIIHELSHAYTAKYFGIRVPTMGVVFIVLWPALYTDVTDSWKLKDRKERFKISLAGVMAELVIAGICTFAWSLSKPGLLQSTFFVLSSVSIFSSLLININPALRFDGYYLLSDLWGIENLQMRAFSVARWKLREWFLGLDVPAPEENLTKKRIFGMITYSIFTWIYRIFLYTAIALFVYHKFAKTIGIFLFLIEIGIFLLWPIFWEFSQWRLMKSYFKLNWRLALTASALSFTYFALPLTHYKRVSAVIIPNQNQLIYSPYESQIKKINISRGKEVKKGDVLIELFSPGLDFALNTEKAQMKIIEKQVSILETTNEERAYLGEKNRELALSSEKIKRLSENKNEMTLKAEFDGIIYEFDPDLKIGQAIRQGEVLGKAGNFNRFKALLFVPEAMMNQIDLREKVTFISKNFEKISGEITRISPVRSRELIYPALASIYTGALPVQQDLQNALILQDSYYQVEATLDKTDLPLKVGEAGDVEITLERHSYLMDWVRYFVNLFWKEGGF; translated from the coding sequence GTGCAAGAAAAAAAAGCAGAAGTTAAAGATAAGCTGCCGATCTTTAGAAAAGATCTTAAACTTTTTAAAGGCCCCAATGACGTTGACGGCTCCCCAACTTACAATTTATATGACCCTGTCCGTGTCCAGTTTTTTAAAGTAACTTGGCCTGAGTCTTTTATCTTTAGGTACTTGAAACCTGGGATGACGCCGAATGAGCTTATTCGCAAAATTGAGGAAACATCAACGCTTCGATTGACTAACACCGAAGTGATGCAATTTTTTGAAATAGCCAATCGAAATAATCTTTTAGCTCTTCCAAAAACTTCAAAAGCATTGCTCGAAGAGGCTAAGAAAAAAGAAACTAGCTGGTTTAAATGGCTTATATTTAACTATCTTTATATAAGAGTCCCTCTTTTTCATCCGGATAAGTTTCTTAAAAGCACTTTAAAATATGTTCAATTTTTAGCAAGCAAATGGGCCTTTTTTATTTACGCGATTCTAACCTTAATTGGAGTGTATAAACTGATAGGAAGATTGGATGAATACACCCATACCTTTACTTATTTTTTTAATGCGCAAGGAATCGCTTTTTATGCCGGCATCATCATCTTTGTGAAAATTATTCATGAGCTATCCCATGCTTATACCGCAAAATATTTTGGCATTAGAGTGCCCACCATGGGCGTTGTCTTTATTGTCCTATGGCCGGCCCTTTATACGGATGTGACAGATAGCTGGAAGTTAAAGGATCGAAAAGAAAGATTTAAGATATCACTTGCCGGCGTTATGGCAGAACTTGTGATTGCAGGGATCTGCACTTTTGCCTGGAGCTTATCAAAGCCCGGGCTTTTACAAAGCACCTTTTTTGTCTTATCTTCCGTCAGTATTTTTAGCTCCCTTTTAATCAATATCAACCCGGCGCTACGTTTTGATGGGTATTATCTTCTTTCAGATCTTTGGGGTATTGAGAATTTGCAAATGAGGGCATTTAGCGTTGCAAGGTGGAAGCTTAGAGAATGGTTTTTAGGTTTGGATGTACCGGCGCCTGAAGAAAATCTCACAAAAAAACGAATCTTTGGGATGATAACTTACAGCATCTTTACCTGGATTTATAGAATTTTTCTCTATACGGCAATCGCTTTATTTGTTTATCACAAGTTTGCTAAAACAATCGGTATTTTTCTATTTTTAATAGAGATAGGTATTTTCCTTCTATGGCCGATTTTTTGGGAGTTTTCACAGTGGAGACTTATGAAATCTTATTTTAAATTAAATTGGAGACTGGCTTTAACGGCCAGTGCTCTTAGCTTTACTTATTTTGCTTTGCCTCTTACTCATTATAAAAGAGTGAGTGCCGTGATAATTCCGAATCAAAATCAGCTTATTTATTCCCCCTATGAAAGCCAGATTAAAAAGATTAATATCTCACGGGGAAAAGAAGTTAAAAAGGGGGATGTCTTAATTGAGCTCTTTTCACCCGGGCTTGATTTTGCTTTAAATACCGAAAAAGCCCAAATGAAAATTATAGAAAAGCAAGTTTCCATACTAGAAACTACAAATGAAGAAAGAGCGTATCTCGGAGAAAAAAATAGAGAACTTGCTTTGTCTTCTGAAAAAATTAAAAGGCTTAGTGAAAATAAGAATGAAATGACTTTAAAAGCTGAGTTTGACGGGATTATTTATGAGTTTGATCCCGACTTAAAAATAGGACAAGCGATTAGACAAGGGGAAGTTCTTGGAAAAGCCGGAAATTTTAATCGATTTAAAGCGTTGCTTTTTGTTCCGGAGGCCATGATGAATCAAATCGATCTTCGTGAAAAAGTGACTTTTATTTCAAAAAATTTTGAAAAGATAAGCGGTGAAATTACAAGGATCAGCCCTGTCAGAAGCCGGGAATTAATTTACCCTGCCCTAGCTTCGATTTATACCGGCGCTTTACCTGTCCAGCAGGATTTGCAAAACGCTTTAATTTTACAAGATAGTTATTATCAAGTAGAAGCCACCTTGGATAAGACAGATTTACCTTTAAAAGTCGGGGAAGCAGGCGATGTTGAAATCACTTTAGAAAGACACTCCTATCTCATGGATTGGGTTCGCTATTTTGTAAATCTTTTCTGGAAAGAAGGCGGATTTTAA